A window of Balearica regulorum gibbericeps isolate bBalReg1 chromosome Z, bBalReg1.pri, whole genome shotgun sequence contains these coding sequences:
- the DCP2 gene encoding m7GpppN-mRNA hydrolase, with product METKRAEIPSSVLDDLCSRFILHIPSEERDNAIRVCFQIELAHWFYLDFYMQNTPGLPQCGIRDFAKAVFSHCPFLLPQGEDVQKVLDEWKEYKMGVPTYGAIILDETLENVLLVQGYLAKSGWGFPKGKVNKEEAPHDCAAREVFEETGFDIKDYICKDEYIELRINDQLARLYIIPGVPKNTKFNPKTRREIRNIEWFSIDKLPCHRNDMTPKSKLGLAPNKFFMAIPFIRPLREWISRRNGDSSDSDNGFSSTGSTPSKPNLEKARPKLRCGQQMFTDGFSGEQWVKPKQPQKPYNHPEMSEVLKIKSQSLRNNGRKQYQDTSSQKKRTNGVHSQPVKQNHTLKCEKRLNPRRLQDHFETDAAYEMCCSSEDPLPEHVEGRSVACNGHYKFAFSSRAFLSFKFDHDAIMKSFDL from the exons ATGGAGACCAAACGGGCCGAGATCCCCAGCAGCGTCTTGGACGACCTGTGCAG CCGATTTATTTTGCACATTCCAAGTGAAGAGAGAGATAATGCAATCAGAGTGTGTTTTCAGATTGAACTTGCCCACTGGTTTTACTTGGATTTCTATATGCAAAACACACCAGGATTACCTCAGTGTGGGATAAGAGACTTTGCTAAAGCTG TCTTCAGTCACTGCCCTTTTTTACTGCCTCAAGGTGAAGATGTACAAAAGGTTTTAGATGAGTGGAAAGAATACAAAATGGGAGTGCCAACCTATGGTGCAATTATTCTCGATGAAACACTTGAAAAT GTTCTTTTGGTTCAGGGCTATTTAGCGAAGTCTGGTTGGGGATTTCCAAAAGGGAAAGTAAATAAAGAAGAGGCTCCTCATGACTGTGCTGCTAGAGAG GTGTTTGAAGAAACTGGGTTTGACATAAAAGATTATATCTGCAAAGACGAATACATTGAACTGCGAATTAACGATCAATTAGCACGGCTGTATATCATTCCAGGAGTTCCCAAGAACACAAAATTCAACCCCAAAACTAGAAGGGAAATTCGA aATATTGAGTGGTTTTCCATTGACAAATTACCATGCCACAGAAATGACATGACCCCGAAGTCCAAGCTGGGTTTGGCACCTAACAAATTTTTTATGGCAATTCCCTTCATCAG GCCACTGAGGGAATGGATTTCCCGAAGGAATGGAGATTCCTCAGATAGTGACAACGGATTTTCATCTACAGGGAGCACACCCTCTAAGCCCAACTTGGAAAAAGCTAG ACCCAAACTTCGCTGCGGTCAGCAGATGTTTACAGATGGCTTTTCAGGAGAGCAATGGGTGAAGCCAAAACAGCCACAGAAGCCATATAATCATCCTGAGATGtctgaagttttgaaaataaag AGCCAGAGCTTGAGGAACAATGGCAGAAAGCAGTACCAAGACACTTCCAGCCAAAAGAAGAGAACAAATGGAGTTCACAGTCAGCCAGTTAAGCAAAACCATACCTTG aaatgtgaaaaaaggCTTAATCCAAGAAGACTTCAAGATCACTTTGAAACAG aTGCAGCATATGAGATGTGTTGCTCCAGTGAAGACCCACTGCCAGAACATGTAGAGGGACGTTCTGTGGCATGCAATGGCCATTACAAATTTGCTTTCTCATCAAGAGCTTTCTTGAGTTTCAAGTTTGACCATGATGCCATAATGAAAAGTTTTGACCTCTGA